From Cellulosimicrobium cellulans, the proteins below share one genomic window:
- a CDS encoding DUF4439 domain-containing protein — MSPHATAAPAATRPRPRRTPRPGGRVLAAVTVLTAAVLAAGCGVRLETPPPTEPSPDAVEVLRAGAVDDALAVADLVADVTPSVTDPATLAALAEVAAFAEQHADALGGVYDSGLGDLDLPGDDPAASAPADDAGGERAEDDPAGVQAESGATDAPAAGAPTTDDVVVALVEAAQRTGASADASTDAGLARLLASVATSEHVSARRLAALTGSTAADGLVTTAAPVEEAPAGVGAADLATLVESEDAAGYAFEVRAAQSEGDARTAAVARAAEHRARGQAWALAAGTDGTTQDPRRVAYVLPDDADLAALARQVESGLAQTYASLVATAAPTSRAEPTALLVDSWASAVAWGEAPVAFPGLPEQAAG, encoded by the coding sequence ATGAGTCCCCACGCGACCGCGGCGCCCGCCGCGACCCGTCCCCGCCCGCGCCGGACGCCCCGGCCCGGCGGCCGGGTGCTCGCGGCCGTGACGGTGCTGACGGCGGCCGTCCTGGCGGCCGGGTGCGGCGTGCGGCTGGAGACCCCGCCCCCCACCGAGCCCTCGCCCGACGCCGTCGAGGTGCTGCGGGCGGGCGCGGTGGACGACGCCCTCGCGGTGGCCGACCTCGTGGCGGACGTCACGCCGAGCGTGACCGATCCGGCCACGCTCGCGGCCCTCGCGGAGGTCGCGGCGTTCGCCGAGCAGCACGCGGACGCCCTCGGCGGCGTCTACGACTCGGGACTGGGCGACCTCGACCTCCCCGGGGACGACCCCGCGGCGAGCGCTCCCGCGGACGATGCTGGCGGCGAGCGGGCCGAGGACGACCCGGCCGGCGTGCAGGCCGAGAGCGGCGCGACGGACGCCCCGGCCGCGGGTGCTCCCACGACCGACGACGTCGTCGTCGCCCTCGTGGAGGCCGCGCAGCGCACGGGCGCCTCGGCCGACGCGTCGACGGACGCCGGGCTCGCCCGGCTCCTCGCGTCCGTCGCCACGTCGGAGCACGTCTCGGCGCGGCGCCTCGCCGCGCTCACCGGGTCGACCGCTGCCGACGGGCTCGTGACGACGGCCGCGCCCGTCGAGGAGGCCCCGGCCGGGGTCGGTGCCGCCGACCTCGCGACGCTCGTCGAGTCCGAGGACGCCGCGGGGTACGCGTTCGAGGTGCGCGCGGCGCAGTCCGAGGGCGACGCGCGCACGGCGGCGGTCGCACGCGCGGCCGAGCACCGGGCGCGCGGCCAGGCGTGGGCCCTCGCGGCCGGGACGGACGGCACCACCCAGGACCCGCGCCGCGTCGCCTACGTGCTGCCGGACGACGCCGACCTCGCCGCCCTGGCGCGCCAGGTCGAGTCCGGCCTCGCGCAGACGTACGCGAGCCTCGTCGCCACCGCCGCGCCCACGTCCCGGGCCGAGCCGACGGCCCTCCTCGTCGACTCCTGGGCGAGCGCCGTCGCGTGGGGCGAGGCGCCCGTCGCCTTCCCCGGCCTCCCGGAGCAGGCCGCGGGCTGA
- the rimP gene encoding ribosome maturation factor RimP — protein sequence MAGQAGGQPGKAPGGDAATHALRESVRAAIEPAVQDAGLHLEDVTVSRAGARSVVRVVLDLPDDVEGNLDLDTVAEATRPISTALDAVDPLHGAYTLEVSTPGTDRPLTEPRHFRRARGRLVRLVLADGGTVEGRLRTGSEVDPELVLDVPGKRGVVTERVVPLADVVRGQVQVELKRALEADLPELDETDGSTDETTAHDEEA from the coding sequence ATGGCAGGGCAGGCGGGCGGTCAGCCCGGCAAGGCACCCGGAGGCGACGCGGCGACGCACGCGCTCCGCGAGAGCGTGCGCGCGGCGATCGAGCCCGCGGTCCAGGACGCGGGACTCCACCTCGAGGACGTCACGGTGTCGCGTGCCGGAGCCCGGTCCGTGGTGCGTGTCGTGCTCGACCTCCCGGACGACGTCGAGGGGAACCTCGACCTCGACACCGTGGCCGAGGCGACGCGCCCGATCTCGACGGCGCTGGACGCGGTGGACCCGCTCCACGGCGCCTACACGCTCGAGGTCTCGACGCCGGGCACCGACCGCCCGCTCACCGAGCCCCGCCACTTCCGACGCGCCCGCGGCCGCCTCGTGCGCCTCGTGCTCGCCGACGGCGGCACGGTCGAGGGACGCCTGCGGACCGGGTCCGAGGTCGACCCCGAGCTGGTCCTGGACGTGCCGGGCAAGCGCGGTGTCGTGACGGAGCGGGTCGTGCCGCTGGCCGACGTGGTCCGCGGGCAGGTGCAGGTGGAGCTCAAGCGTGCCCTCGAGGCCGACCTGCCCGAGCTCGACGAGACCGACGGCTCGACCGACGAGACGACCGCCCACGACGAGGAGGCCTGA